A window from Ardenticatena maritima encodes these proteins:
- the ftsW gene encoding putative lipid II flippase FtsW produces the protein MTHATAVNTTERRRFRRAAWQQRRTDYALLVVVLMLLGVGLLMVYSATYSLGYYNFGDSTFYLKRQALWALVGLTAMTLAWRIDYRVWQRYTIPFMAGTLLMLVVLLILGRSRFGATRWLLNGSVQPSELAKLTVILYIAHWASSKGERIRDVRVGLIPFAVLVGIVCGLILLQPDFSTSLLIGATAGIMFFIAGADLKQFLSGGAIAAATLYMVATRAGYRSARIQAFKDPFAYADSVGYQISQTLIALASGGIFGQGLGTSRGDVGTLPAGHTDVIFAILGQELGLVAGLFVLGLFLFFGYRGYRIAATAPDGFGALLACGITTWILLQAAVNVAVVTNTVPFTGIPLPFISFGGSALVTALTGVGLLLSVSRCEAVHEEEARE, from the coding sequence ATGACACATGCAACCGCCGTCAACACAACCGAGCGCCGCCGTTTCCGCCGTGCGGCCTGGCAGCAACGCCGCACCGACTACGCCTTGCTGGTGGTCGTGCTCATGCTGTTGGGCGTCGGGTTGCTGATGGTCTACAGCGCCACCTATTCGCTGGGCTACTACAACTTTGGCGACAGCACCTTCTACCTGAAACGGCAAGCCTTGTGGGCGTTGGTAGGCTTGACGGCGATGACGCTTGCCTGGCGCATTGATTATCGTGTCTGGCAACGCTACACCATTCCTTTCATGGCGGGCACACTGCTCATGCTGGTTGTTTTGCTCATCCTGGGGCGTAGCCGCTTTGGGGCAACACGCTGGTTGCTGAATGGTTCCGTCCAGCCGTCCGAACTCGCCAAACTGACCGTGATTCTCTACATCGCGCACTGGGCGAGTAGCAAAGGTGAGCGCATTCGTGACGTGCGGGTGGGCTTGATTCCTTTCGCCGTGCTGGTCGGCATTGTGTGTGGTTTGATTTTGCTCCAACCGGATTTCAGCACGTCGTTGCTCATCGGCGCGACGGCGGGCATTATGTTCTTCATTGCCGGCGCTGACCTGAAACAGTTTCTCAGCGGTGGCGCGATTGCCGCCGCAACGTTGTACATGGTGGCGACACGCGCGGGATATCGCAGCGCCCGCATTCAAGCGTTCAAAGACCCCTTTGCCTATGCCGACTCGGTGGGCTACCAGATTTCGCAAACCCTGATTGCCCTGGCGAGTGGCGGTATTTTCGGGCAAGGGCTGGGCACGAGCCGAGGCGATGTGGGGACGTTGCCCGCCGGTCATACGGATGTCATTTTCGCCATTCTGGGGCAGGAACTGGGATTGGTGGCTGGCTTGTTTGTGTTGGGGTTGTTTCTTTTCTTCGGGTATCGGGGGTATCGCATTGCGGCAACCGCGCCTGATGGGTTTGGGGCGCTGTTGGCGTGTGGCATCACCACCTGGATTTTGCTGCAAGCCGCTGTCAATGTGGCGGTGGTGACAAACACCGTCCCGTTCACCGGTATTCCTTTGCCCTTTATTTCCTTCGGCGGCTCGGCGCTGGTCACGGCGCTGACGGGCGTGGGGCTGCTGTTGAGTGTGAGCCGTTGTGAAGCCGTGCATGAGGAAGAGGCGCGCGAATGA